One genomic segment of Arcobacter porcinus includes these proteins:
- a CDS encoding GtrA family protein: MSKLKKEMKRFLVAGLSAVGTDLITYYILLNFLYSDIAKAISFLLGTIVAFIINKYWTFEKHEKNNSEIWKFALLYLSTLGANVLVNKLVLDYTNILILAFLIATGVSTVLNFIGQKFWVFK; the protein is encoded by the coding sequence ATGAGTAAATTAAAAAAAGAAATGAAACGATTTTTAGTAGCAGGTTTGAGTGCTGTTGGCACTGACTTGATTACTTATTATATATTGTTAAATTTTTTATATAGTGACATTGCAAAAGCAATCTCATTTCTTTTAGGAACTATAGTAGCGTTTATCATAAACAAATACTGGACATTTGAAAAACATGAAAAAAATAATAGTGAAATATGGAAATTTGCTTTATTGTATTTAAGTACATTAGGAGCGAATGTTTTGGTAAATAAGTTAGTTTTAGATTATACAAATATTTTAATATTAGCTTTTTTAATAGCAACAGGAGTGAGTACAGTGCTTAATTTTATTGGACAAAAATTTTGGGTATTTAAATAA